AAAATCTGTTTATTAAGCTAAATTAATATTTATAAAAGGAGAATAGTTATTTGAATAAAAAAGATATATCAATAATAACAATCCATAATATATATAATTATGGATCTGCACTGCAAAGCTATGCAACACAAAAATTTATAAATGATTTAGGATATGATGCAAAATTAATAGATTACAGGCCTAAATACGATAAAAGTTTAAAAAGATTAATAAAAGATTTAGCTATTATGATTTTATTTTTTAATAAATATTTTAAGAGGAAAAAAAATTACGCTGACTTTCATTATAAAAAAATGAGATTATCTTCAAAAATGTATAAGACATATAATGAATTAATAAAAAATCCACCAATGTCAGATATATATATTTCAGGAAGCGATCAGGTATGGAATACATATTTTCCTTGCGGAAAGGATCCGGCATATACGCTAGAATTTGTTAAAAGTGAGAATAAGATATCATATGCAGCTAGTATGGGAAGATCAGATATGTCTATTGATGATCTTAAAAGATTAGCTAATAGAATAGCTGATTATAAATGGATCTCAATGAGAGAGCAGTCAGGAGTTGATCAACTTAAAAAGGTTGGGGTTGAATCAATAAATGTATCAGATCCCGTTTTTCTTTTATCAGCTAATTATTATAGGACAATAAGTGTAAAAAGTAAGTTTAGAAATTATATTTTAGTATATTCAGTACATCAATCAAAAGAATTAAGCGATATTGTTGAAGAATATAAAGGAAGGCTTGGCTTAGATGTCGTATTAGTAGGAGATTTTCCAGTTAAATGCTACCATGATATATCATTAAAAGAGGCAGGGCCATTAGAGTTTTTAGGATTAATTGATGGAGCAGATTTTATAATAACAAACTCATTCCACTGTGTATCATTTTCACTAATTTTAGAAAAGCAATTTATTGCTGTAATGCCTAAAGTTAATACATCAAGGATTAGTAATATATTAGGTGTTGCTGGGTTGAATAATAGAGCATATGAAAACATTCTCAATCTTCCTGGAAAACTAGAAAAGATTGATTATAAGAAGGTTACTCCAAGAGTATCTAAGTATGCCGAGTATTCGAGAAAGCAACTTTCAAATATATTATTAACAATCTCAAATGCGGAGACGAATGCAGAATATGAATGTGTATAGTGATAAAAAACACTGCTCAGGATGTTCAGGATGCTATAATATTTGCCCTAAAGAATGCATTGAAATGCAGCAAGATGAAGAAGGCTTCTTATACCCAAGGATTGATGAGAAGAAATGTATTAAGTGTAATTTATGTTCAAAGGTATGTCCATACAATAATGATAACGAAGATAATGACATTGAAAAACCTAAAGCTTTTGCATGTATACATAAAGATATAGAGGTAGTAAAGAAAAGTACATCAGGTGGAGCTTTTACGGCTATTGCTGAAAGTATATGTAAGGAAGAGTATGTTATTTTCGGTGCAGCATTAAATGAAAATGTTAGAGTTGTACATAAGTACATAGCCGATATAAAAGATATTGATTTATTTAGAAGTTCTAAATATGTTCAAAGTGATATTAGTAAGTCATTAAAAGATGTTAAAACTTTTTTAGATAAAGGTAAAAAGGTTATCTTTACAGGAACGCCTTGTCAAATAGCAGGAATTAAATCTTTTTTAAGAAAAGATTATGAAAATTTAATTACTATTGATTTAGTATGTCATGGAGTACCAAGCCCATTAGTTTTTGAAAAGTATAAAGAGTATATGGAAAAAATACATAACAGCAGAATAAAGCATGTTAATTTCAGAGATAAAACTAAAAAATGGGATGAACATAATATGACTATTAAGTTTGAAAATGGAGCTATATATACTAAAAGAGGTGTAGATGATGCATTTGAAGTCGGATTCTATAAGCATCTATATCATAGACCATCTTGTCATCAATGCCCGTTTTCAAGAATCCCTAGAGTAGGTGATTTTACGTTAGGTGATTTGTGGGGAATTGATGATATAATTCCACAGATTAACGATAAAAAAGGTATATCTCTTTTATTATTTAATACTAAAAAATCAGAAGCTTTTGTTAAAGAAATTAAGGAAAGAGCTAAATTGATAGAAATAAATTTAAATGATGCAGTGGCAAATAATAAAAATTTAATAAAGTGTACAGAGGAAAGTCCAAATAGAATCGAGTTTATGAACGATATGCAAATAATGAAATATAGTCAGCTTAAGGAAAAATATTTAAAGCCACGTCCATTATCATTTAGAATTGTATCAAAAGTATTAAATAAGAAGACTAAAGTTAAGATAAAAAAGATGCTTGGAATGAAAAAATAGCTTATGTAAATAAAGTTATTTGTTAAAAGGAGAGCTATGAAGATATTACATTATAGTTTAGGTTTGCCACCATATAGAACAGGTGGGTTAACTAAATATTCTTATGATTTAATGAAAGAGCAAGTGCAAAATAATGATGAAGTGTATTTATTATTTCCAGGACAGATGTGTTTAATAAACAAAGTAACTAAGATTAAACATTATAAGAATCAAGATGGAATTAAAGCATTCGAATTAATAAATCCATTACCAGTTCCATTATTAAATGGCATATCAGAACCGGGAAGTTTTATTAAACCATGTAATTTAGATATTTTTAAAAAATATCTAAAAGATCATTCTATTGAGATAGTACATGTTCATACTATGATGGGATTATATAAGGAATTTTTAGAAGCTTGCAAGAGTTTAAATATAAAAATTGTATATACAACACATGATTATTTTGGAATTTGTACAAAGGTTAACTTTTTAGATAATAAAGGAAATGTATGTAATGATAGAAATATAGAAAAGTGCTTAAGATGTAATCAATCAGGAGATAGTATAAAAATGATTAATATCCTTCAATCTCGTATTTATAGAGAACTAAAAAATAAGGGCATTATTAATAAATTAAAAGATATCTTAAATAAAAATAGTTCCAATAAAAGGACAAGCAATAATGATTATAAAAAAAGTGAGCAAATAGAAATAAGTGATAATTATAGAATAGCTTATAAAAAATTACTAGCTTATTACAATATTATGTTCACTTATATAGATAAATTTTTATTTAATAGTAGTATATCAAAGGAAGTATATGAAAAATATCTAGATTGTAATGGAGAAATAGTTTCTATTACTCATAGCAATATTAAAGATAATAGGAAACTGAAAGATTATAATCATGATAAATTAAGATTGACCTATTTAGGACCAGATAAAGAATATAAGGGATTTAATTTATTAATTGATGCAATAAAGGAATTAAATAATAAATATAAATCTAAGATTGAGTTGAATTTATATGGAGATATAGGTAAGTATCAAATGGAT
The window above is part of the Clostridium saccharoperbutylacetonicum N1-4(HMT) genome. Proteins encoded here:
- a CDS encoding glycosyltransferase, giving the protein MKILHYSLGLPPYRTGGLTKYSYDLMKEQVQNNDEVYLLFPGQMCLINKVTKIKHYKNQDGIKAFELINPLPVPLLNGISEPGSFIKPCNLDIFKKYLKDHSIEIVHVHTMMGLYKEFLEACKSLNIKIVYTTHDYFGICTKVNFLDNKGNVCNDRNIEKCLRCNQSGDSIKMINILQSRIYRELKNKGIINKLKDILNKNSSNKRTSNNDYKKSEQIEISDNYRIAYKKLLAYYNIMFTYIDKFLFNSSISKEVYEKYLDCNGEIVSITHSNIKDNRKLKDYNHDKLRLTYLGPDKEYKGFNLLIDAIKELNNKYKSKIELNLYGDIGKYQMDDNINVYGRYSYEQLETIFDQTDLLIVPSIWYETFGFITLEALSYGVPVLVTDRVGSKDLITQNDLNIGIVINLEKESLKDVISKLCILKTELKKINKNIKNSTFIYHIKDHYKKIKSSYKND
- a CDS encoding polysaccharide pyruvyl transferase family protein — its product is MNKKDISIITIHNIYNYGSALQSYATQKFINDLGYDAKLIDYRPKYDKSLKRLIKDLAIMILFFNKYFKRKKNYADFHYKKMRLSSKMYKTYNELIKNPPMSDIYISGSDQVWNTYFPCGKDPAYTLEFVKSENKISYAASMGRSDMSIDDLKRLANRIADYKWISMREQSGVDQLKKVGVESINVSDPVFLLSANYYRTISVKSKFRNYILVYSVHQSKELSDIVEEYKGRLGLDVVLVGDFPVKCYHDISLKEAGPLEFLGLIDGADFIITNSFHCVSFSLILEKQFIAVMPKVNTSRISNILGVAGLNNRAYENILNLPGKLEKIDYKKVTPRVSKYAEYSRKQLSNILLTISNAETNAEYECV
- a CDS encoding Coenzyme F420 hydrogenase/dehydrogenase, beta subunit C-terminal domain encodes the protein MRRRMQNMNVYSDKKHCSGCSGCYNICPKECIEMQQDEEGFLYPRIDEKKCIKCNLCSKVCPYNNDNEDNDIEKPKAFACIHKDIEVVKKSTSGGAFTAIAESICKEEYVIFGAALNENVRVVHKYIADIKDIDLFRSSKYVQSDISKSLKDVKTFLDKGKKVIFTGTPCQIAGIKSFLRKDYENLITIDLVCHGVPSPLVFEKYKEYMEKIHNSRIKHVNFRDKTKKWDEHNMTIKFENGAIYTKRGVDDAFEVGFYKHLYHRPSCHQCPFSRIPRVGDFTLGDLWGIDDIIPQINDKKGISLLLFNTKKSEAFVKEIKERAKLIEINLNDAVANNKNLIKCTEESPNRIEFMNDMQIMKYSQLKEKYLKPRPLSFRIVSKVLNKKTKVKIKKMLGMKK